A stretch of the Haloplanus aerogenes genome encodes the following:
- a CDS encoding helix-turn-helix domain-containing protein, whose product MGDTDSWAGDLDTVRERLKVVTQETRFSLVQDILGHPSGLPTLKELDYANPSRSQTTIRQHLQHLVDAGIVEKVELSEERRQNDLPYTFYGISEEGRRFLEEHRLLRAEETLRAIYDRVEKTAEIERYESAPRPAR is encoded by the coding sequence ATGGGCGACACGGATTCGTGGGCAGGAGATCTCGATACCGTTCGCGAGCGACTCAAGGTTGTCACCCAGGAGACGCGATTTTCGCTCGTCCAGGACATCCTCGGGCATCCGTCGGGGCTACCGACGCTGAAGGAGTTGGACTACGCCAATCCGAGTCGGAGTCAAACGACGATCCGCCAGCATCTGCAACACCTCGTCGACGCGGGTATCGTCGAGAAAGTCGAACTCTCCGAGGAGCGCCGGCAGAACGATCTGCCGTACACGTTCTACGGGATCAGCGAGGAGGGGCGTCGATTCCTCGAGGAGCACAGGCTCCTGCGTGCCGAGGAGACGCTCCGAGCGATCTACGACCGGGTCGAGAAGACCGCTGAGATCGAGCGCTACGAGTCAGCCCCGCGTCCTGCGCGATGA
- a CDS encoding restriction endonuclease: MAVLDDLSGFEFEDLMEDVFRNLGYENVRQAERTADEGRDILMEEVVDGTRRTVVVECKHTGTVGRPVVQKLHSAIATFDFDGPKRGMVVTTGRFTGPAEEYAARLQQNDDPYPIELIDGEDLREIADEIGLDLYNGRIEILCNETLRPYDPAVDVDAPVQEAFRDIENIEPADLPAPHSQVTFRPVVAITADTNAVFETSVGVIHRINDRTQFVVHAERGHPRVADDDIATLVTENFHATVDLDADRFEDVFDEISERRFGQTQTEYKEWAVDRLRDYHTTTVTYTGDNNVTYNKTCEPNLSDISVHSIEPVYLPEVRHTTEIQEYTYLSEYYAAGPSRVTTEDGIHRCVHCETSGVDETYTYCPNCGAVACGSHIKTERLEGEPVCTGCAVTERFALKTKYFYDEENLEAFREEYAAMPIHEKAMENKLLAGGGLITMVLVILALLVLGGLV, from the coding sequence ATGGCTGTCTTGGACGACCTCTCTGGATTCGAGTTTGAGGATTTGATGGAAGACGTGTTCCGCAACCTCGGCTACGAGAATGTCCGCCAGGCTGAACGAACGGCTGACGAGGGTCGAGACATACTGATGGAGGAGGTCGTCGACGGCACCCGTCGAACGGTTGTCGTCGAGTGCAAGCACACGGGAACCGTCGGGCGCCCGGTCGTCCAGAAGCTCCACTCGGCCATCGCCACATTCGATTTCGACGGTCCCAAACGCGGGATGGTCGTCACAACCGGCCGGTTCACGGGGCCTGCCGAGGAGTACGCTGCACGCCTCCAGCAGAACGACGATCCCTATCCCATCGAACTGATCGATGGCGAAGATCTCCGGGAAATAGCGGACGAAATCGGTCTTGACCTCTACAACGGTCGGATCGAGATCCTCTGTAACGAAACACTCCGTCCGTACGATCCAGCAGTAGACGTCGACGCGCCCGTTCAGGAGGCGTTCCGCGACATCGAAAACATCGAGCCCGCCGATCTTCCGGCGCCGCACTCGCAGGTGACCTTTCGGCCGGTGGTCGCGATCACCGCCGACACGAACGCTGTCTTCGAGACGTCGGTGGGCGTCATCCACCGGATCAACGACCGCACACAGTTCGTCGTCCACGCTGAACGCGGACATCCACGGGTGGCCGACGACGACATCGCGACACTGGTGACCGAGAACTTCCACGCGACGGTTGACCTCGATGCCGATCGATTCGAAGACGTGTTCGACGAGATTTCGGAGCGTCGGTTCGGCCAAACCCAAACGGAGTACAAGGAGTGGGCTGTCGACCGCCTTCGGGACTACCACACGACGACGGTAACCTACACTGGCGACAACAACGTCACGTACAACAAAACGTGTGAGCCGAATCTCTCGGACATCTCAGTGCACTCGATTGAGCCGGTGTATCTACCTGAGGTTCGCCATACAACCGAGATACAGGAGTACACCTACCTCTCCGAATACTACGCGGCGGGACCATCGCGAGTGACGACCGAGGATGGAATTCATCGCTGCGTCCACTGCGAGACGAGCGGTGTCGACGAGACGTACACCTACTGTCCGAACTGCGGGGCGGTTGCCTGTGGTAGCCACATCAAGACCGAACGGCTGGAAGGGGAGCCGGTCTGTACGGGCTGTGCGGTCACGGAGCGGTTCGCGCTGAAGACGAAGTACTTCTACGATGAGGAGAATCTCGAGGCGTTCCGCGAGGAGTACGCCGCGATGCCGATTCACGAGAAGGCGATGGAGAACAAGCTCCTCGCTGGAGGCGGCTTGATCACGATGGTGCTGGTCATCCTCGCTCTCCTCGTGCTGGGCGGTCTGGTCTGA
- a CDS encoding SWIM zinc finger family protein has translation MDVTEDTVRGVCTDAVFERGERYLAEGRIREIHRVDTTVTAVVSGSRQYDVRVDLAADEFAPRCDCPYDGPGTCKHVVAVLLRCVDDRPPDEGARLDAALNGTDVDELRAFLREELVTDADLRDRFLARVGASTRRSVDELRTSIDRRFEERNPEYDVVFEPIDFTQWFNLANEYREQGQYASAATVYRALVESLDDNMERVDGAYDHFSSAFSRALDGYVDCVVATERDADAVTNAVKFLDERATSGTPFLAEHFERAAVELRGKAGEQSCE, from the coding sequence ATGGACGTAACCGAGGACACGGTTCGGGGCGTCTGCACGGACGCGGTCTTCGAACGCGGTGAACGCTACCTCGCGGAGGGCCGTATCCGCGAGATTCACCGCGTCGACACCACCGTCACCGCAGTCGTGAGCGGCAGTCGTCAGTACGATGTCCGTGTCGACCTCGCCGCCGACGAGTTTGCCCCGCGGTGCGACTGTCCGTACGACGGGCCGGGAACGTGCAAGCACGTCGTCGCCGTGTTGCTTCGATGTGTGGACGACCGTCCCCCGGACGAAGGCGCTCGACTCGACGCCGCACTCAACGGTACCGATGTCGACGAACTCCGCGCGTTCCTGCGTGAAGAGCTCGTGACCGATGCGGATCTCCGCGACCGATTTCTCGCCAGAGTCGGTGCATCGACAAGGCGGTCGGTCGACGAACTTCGCACCTCGATCGACCGGCGGTTCGAGGAGCGGAACCCAGAATACGACGTCGTCTTCGAGCCTATCGACTTCACGCAGTGGTTCAACCTCGCGAACGAGTACCGCGAGCAGGGGCAGTACGCGTCAGCGGCGACCGTCTACCGGGCACTCGTCGAGTCGCTCGACGACAACATGGAGCGCGTCGACGGTGCGTACGATCACTTCTCGAGTGCCTTCAGTCGGGCACTCGACGGGTACGTCGACTGTGTCGTCGCCACGGAACGCGACGCTGATGCGGTCACTAACGCTGTCAAATTCCTCGACGAGCGGGCGACATCGGGAACGCCGTTCCTCGCGGAACACTTCGAGCGTGCAGCGGTCGAACTCCGGGGAAAGGCGGGCGAGCAGTCATGCGAGTAA
- a CDS encoding RNA-guided endonuclease InsQ/TnpB family protein: protein MADDYVRRTAITRLSVDGEQRDLLEETISEWKRGCQIATDIAWGKCNAKSDVQPLAYDDVREQTDLGSQHAILATHQAAQAITGCIERRSKGKKVSKPTFTAPTVKYDTRTMTLFDDGTVSLSTTASRVRCDLALPDDDDGYQRQYLDSDEWSPTESTLTARDGDYFLHIGFRRHKTDAERNTAEDGTVLGIDLGIENLAVTSTAYFFSGRELAHDLHEFEKVRAGLQQTGTRSAHRTLEQSSGRELRYIRDVLHRASNAIVDEALRYECDVIAFEDLTHIRDRTGGSWGHKWAFRTLYEQVEYKAEAEGISVKQVGSAYTSTRCAECGFTADENRPTRNDFCCQKCESEANADYNAAKNIGMRYVRRGQQSSRRTGNSQLALKSGTVTPSGGFTAHPDGFEAEDTDKPHPPRAKSSD, encoded by the coding sequence GTGGCAGACGACTACGTGCGTCGGACGGCAATCACCCGACTCTCGGTAGATGGAGAGCAGCGCGACCTCCTCGAAGAAACCATCTCCGAGTGGAAGCGTGGGTGCCAGATCGCCACCGACATAGCGTGGGGCAAGTGCAACGCCAAGAGCGATGTACAACCCCTCGCCTACGACGACGTGCGTGAGCAAACTGACCTCGGGAGTCAGCACGCGATTCTCGCCACCCACCAAGCCGCACAAGCCATCACCGGCTGTATCGAACGCCGCTCGAAAGGCAAGAAGGTCAGCAAACCGACGTTCACCGCACCCACGGTGAAGTACGACACCCGGACGATGACGCTTTTTGACGACGGTACGGTGTCGCTTTCCACCACAGCGAGCCGCGTCCGGTGTGACCTTGCTCTGCCCGACGACGATGACGGCTACCAACGGCAGTATCTTGACTCCGACGAGTGGAGTCCCACAGAAAGCACGCTCACCGCCCGTGATGGGGACTACTTTTTGCACATCGGTTTCCGCCGACACAAGACCGATGCCGAACGGAACACCGCCGAGGACGGAACGGTCCTCGGGATTGACCTCGGTATCGAAAACCTCGCTGTCACCAGCACTGCCTACTTCTTTAGCGGGCGGGAGTTGGCCCACGACCTCCACGAGTTCGAGAAGGTACGCGCCGGACTCCAGCAGACCGGGACCCGAAGCGCCCACCGAACGCTGGAACAGTCGAGTGGGCGCGAACTTCGGTACATCCGCGACGTACTCCACCGGGCGTCGAACGCCATCGTAGACGAAGCACTCCGATACGAGTGCGATGTGATCGCGTTCGAGGATCTGACCCACATCCGCGACCGCACGGGTGGGTCGTGGGGCCACAAGTGGGCGTTCCGAACACTGTACGAGCAGGTGGAGTACAAAGCCGAAGCGGAAGGGATTTCGGTGAAGCAGGTGGGCTCGGCGTACACGTCCACGCGGTGCGCAGAGTGTGGCTTCACAGCCGACGAGAATCGCCCGACTCGAAACGATTTCTGCTGTCAGAAGTGCGAGTCGGAAGCGAATGCAGACTACAACGCGGCGAAAAACATCGGGATGCGCTATGTCCGTCGAGGCCAACAGTCGTCTCGGCGGACGGGCAACAGTCAGCTTGCCCTGAAGTCTGGAACGGTGACGCCGAGTGGCGGATTTACCGCCCACCCGGACGGGTTCGAGGCCGAGGACACGGACAAGCCCCACCCTCCACGAGCGAAGTCGTCAGACTGA
- a CDS encoding helix-turn-helix transcriptional regulator: MRGAELRVIDCLRDQSYSVGELADAIDKSQSWTSEVVGDLENAHLVDRTDGVQLATTYEASLLAELLDRYALENVLIGTKEDILGALLGGPKTISELQTKGFAKSTLYKHLNEIQETGAIAHTDDGYAITDDTLRSFLEARTRTTPFETEYRANGDRLVATSKDTVDGTPTAFSAFTRYGVDYHPAKTYVYQGDRSLGLEEVLIHAVTVAENKKQMAMAGVFYLTHRATLDASDLWRLANRWECVEKWADLFAYIDQREVHHDELFLPWEEFIDLANDYGVYPRGQHPEDSLRRGLEELGDHLETPVDVYLLGGGNLILRGLKDSTKDVDIVVEDGQTFFAIAESLQDLGYEERSDLEAAYNQLDPSIVVEKEGFPRWDIFVEAVAGQLQLTPAMIERCDQSFEYGNLHVHLLSLTDIFVFKSITEREGDLEDAALIARQADLDWESIFQEIKTQEDRTGQLFSFAVLDTLDVLDERHNIVSPITDRLVSYCLENALLVSLDAPKTIEDLREELDFPDHQIYNKLRKLEEEGQLTVDRSGRLNTYQRAESTDR, from the coding sequence ATGAGGGGAGCGGAGCTACGAGTTATCGACTGTTTGCGGGATCAGTCCTACTCGGTTGGCGAATTAGCCGATGCAATCGATAAAAGTCAGAGCTGGACGTCAGAGGTCGTTGGCGACCTCGAAAACGCCCATCTTGTAGACCGAACTGACGGCGTCCAATTGGCCACCACATACGAAGCATCACTGCTTGCCGAGCTCCTCGACCGCTACGCACTCGAGAACGTGCTGATAGGGACGAAAGAGGACATTTTGGGTGCGCTGCTCGGCGGTCCGAAGACGATTTCGGAGTTACAAACGAAGGGCTTCGCCAAGTCCACGCTCTACAAGCATTTGAACGAGATCCAGGAGACCGGTGCGATCGCACACACGGACGACGGGTATGCTATCACCGATGACACGCTTCGGTCGTTCCTCGAAGCTAGAACCCGAACGACACCGTTCGAAACCGAATACCGCGCGAACGGCGACCGACTGGTCGCGACGAGCAAGGACACTGTCGATGGGACGCCGACTGCGTTCTCGGCGTTCACTCGCTACGGTGTTGATTATCACCCAGCGAAGACCTACGTCTATCAAGGTGATCGGTCGCTGGGACTCGAAGAGGTTCTGATCCATGCGGTGACCGTCGCTGAGAACAAGAAACAGATGGCGATGGCTGGCGTGTTCTATCTGACGCACCGCGCGACCCTCGACGCCAGCGACCTGTGGCGGCTCGCAAACAGGTGGGAGTGCGTCGAGAAATGGGCAGATCTCTTTGCATACATCGACCAGCGGGAGGTCCACCACGATGAGCTCTTTCTCCCGTGGGAGGAATTCATCGATCTCGCGAACGACTATGGGGTCTATCCGCGCGGCCAACATCCGGAAGATAGCCTTCGACGGGGGCTCGAAGAGCTTGGCGACCACCTGGAGACGCCTGTCGACGTGTATCTTCTCGGAGGCGGCAACCTCATTCTGCGTGGGTTGAAAGATTCGACGAAGGACGTCGACATCGTCGTTGAGGACGGACAGACGTTCTTTGCAATCGCCGAATCGCTCCAGGACCTGGGATACGAGGAGCGTAGTGACTTGGAAGCGGCATACAACCAGCTTGATCCCAGTATTGTGGTGGAGAAGGAAGGGTTTCCACGCTGGGATATTTTCGTGGAGGCGGTCGCCGGCCAGCTCCAGTTGACGCCGGCGATGATCGAGCGGTGCGACCAATCATTCGAGTACGGCAATCTTCACGTACATCTGCTCTCGCTGACCGACATCTTCGTGTTCAAATCGATTACGGAACGCGAAGGAGATCTCGAAGATGCCGCACTGATCGCCAGACAAGCCGACCTCGACTGGGAGAGCATCTTCCAGGAGATCAAGACCCAGGAAGATCGTACTGGCCAATTATTCTCGTTTGCTGTGCTCGATACGCTCGATGTCCTCGACGAGCGACACAATATTGTCTCCCCAATCACGGACCGGCTCGTCTCGTACTGTCTTGAGAACGCGTTGCTCGTCTCACTTGATGCCCCGAAAACCATCGAAGATCTCCGAGAAGAGCTGGATTTCCCCGATCACCAGATCTACAACAAGCTCCGGAAACTCGAAGAGGAAGGACAGCTCACCGTCGATCGTAGCGGTCGGCTCAATACGTACCAGCGAGCTGAATCAACTGACCGGTAA
- a CDS encoding MarR family transcriptional regulator: MGDDDDTTPRELVHFITQQTRFSLLNDILAHPQQLPSMYELEELNPSVSDATVYKHIQKLINAGIVKEVALDDDQRRQDYPWKFYGLTDEGRKFLKTHNLLAAEETLQQIYDTISDKPEKMVKYENAPRPD, encoded by the coding sequence TTGGGCGATGATGACGACACGACACCACGCGAACTCGTCCACTTCATTACACAGCAGACCCGGTTTTCACTTCTCAACGATATTCTCGCCCATCCCCAACAACTCCCATCGATGTACGAACTCGAAGAACTCAACCCTAGTGTGAGCGATGCCACCGTCTACAAGCACATCCAGAAGCTCATCAACGCCGGCATCGTCAAGGAAGTCGCCCTAGACGATGACCAGCGCCGACAGGACTATCCCTGGAAGTTCTACGGTCTGACCGACGAGGGTCGGAAATTCCTGAAGACGCACAACCTGCTCGCCGCCGAGGAGACGCTCCAGCAGATCTACGACACCATCTCCGACAAACCCGAGAAGATGGTCAAGTACGAGAATGCGCCCCGTCCGGATTAG
- a CDS encoding ribbon-helix-helix domain-containing protein produces the protein MSASDDPRRVHFQSPEYLVDRLDAIAELFDKDRTDLLVEAIREYIEDTADSETFQELVATKYYDDQLEFETVKQLVGAETAQRLRLLKADLEDEPLDIAAPDDVDVYDGDATTVEPAADDER, from the coding sequence ATGAGTGCGAGCGACGATCCGCGACGAGTGCACTTCCAGTCGCCGGAGTACCTCGTCGACCGGTTGGATGCGATCGCGGAGCTCTTCGACAAGGATCGGACGGATTTGCTTGTCGAGGCGATTCGCGAGTACATCGAAGATACCGCCGATAGTGAGACGTTCCAGGAACTCGTCGCGACCAAGTACTACGACGACCAGCTCGAGTTCGAGACGGTCAAGCAGTTGGTCGGCGCCGAGACTGCCCAGCGGCTCCGGCTTCTCAAAGCAGATCTCGAGGATGAGCCACTCGATATCGCTGCCCCCGACGACGTCGACGTCTACGATGGCGACGCGACGACAGTCGAGCCCGCAGCCGACGATGAGCGATGA
- a CDS encoding DUF7342 family protein, producing the protein MAGTESPDDPPSFEEPFSGDDVEQRIYGTILQTREPTTVRAIADQVDCDPKTARKYLGWFANLGIVTRHDGHPTTYERNDAYFEWRRINQLAADHSVEELQDRVRELSMRISEYEETYDAASPAAVDAVAVTESSDERTIDEVYGDLADWATAREERERHERARQQRTGGEREQASG; encoded by the coding sequence ATGGCCGGGACAGAATCTCCCGATGACCCGCCATCCTTCGAGGAGCCGTTCAGTGGCGACGATGTCGAACAGCGCATCTACGGAACTATCCTCCAGACCCGTGAGCCGACGACAGTGAGGGCCATCGCGGATCAGGTCGACTGCGATCCGAAGACCGCTCGGAAGTATCTGGGCTGGTTCGCCAATCTAGGAATCGTCACCCGTCACGACGGTCATCCAACCACCTACGAACGAAATGATGCGTACTTCGAGTGGCGACGTATCAATCAGCTCGCTGCCGATCACTCCGTCGAGGAACTACAGGACCGCGTTCGTGAACTCTCGATGCGCATCTCCGAGTACGAGGAGACGTACGATGCCGCGTCACCGGCCGCAGTCGATGCCGTCGCCGTCACAGAGAGCAGCGACGAACGAACCATCGACGAGGTGTACGGCGACCTCGCTGACTGGGCAACCGCCCGCGAGGAGCGCGAGCGTCACGAACGTGCCCGCCAGCAACGCACGGGTGGCGAGCGAGAGCAAGCCTCCGGGTAG
- a CDS encoding potassium channel family protein has translation MYLVIVGAGDIGTPLIEIATTGGNEVVVIERDEERAERASRQYDCLVINDDATIKDTLQDAGAERADALISTTDQDATNIMVCLLAQELDVPTIVSVVHNPDHMNVFRQIGVNTMQNPQRLIAEYLYRSVKRPSIVDFMRIGEQAEVFEITVEADAPIAGKTLREADEAGLIGGQMLIVAIERDGDGEPITPRGNTRIEAGDLLTVYSGEGATPEVTDIFGHTEDQS, from the coding sequence ATGTATCTCGTGATCGTTGGGGCAGGCGACATCGGCACACCCCTCATCGAAATTGCGACTACCGGGGGCAACGAAGTCGTCGTCATCGAACGCGACGAAGAGCGGGCCGAACGGGCGTCGAGACAGTACGATTGCCTCGTCATCAACGACGATGCCACGATCAAAGATACGTTACAGGACGCGGGTGCCGAACGTGCAGACGCACTCATTTCGACGACCGACCAGGACGCGACGAACATCATGGTCTGCCTGCTGGCACAGGAACTGGACGTGCCAACCATCGTCTCGGTCGTCCACAACCCCGACCACATGAACGTGTTCCGGCAAATCGGCGTCAACACGATGCAGAATCCCCAGCGCCTCATCGCCGAATATCTCTATCGATCGGTCAAGCGTCCGTCTATCGTCGATTTCATGCGTATCGGCGAGCAGGCAGAGGTGTTCGAAATCACCGTCGAGGCCGACGCACCGATCGCGGGCAAGACGTTGCGGGAAGCCGACGAGGCGGGTCTCATCGGCGGCCAGATGTTGATCGTCGCCATCGAGCGCGACGGCGACGGCGAGCCGATCACGCCTCGCGGAAACACGCGCATCGAGGCGGGCGATCTACTCACGGTCTACTCGGGTGAAGGTGCGACACCCGAAGTGACGGATATCTTCGGCCACACCGAGGATCAGAGCTAA
- a CDS encoding potassium transporter TrkG: protein MSGRHGDWLSTDLKIITRDIGSLLLMEAGLMTVTTIIALGFREFHAALGCLLAGGVTAAVGGLANRGFVDAPPPKMKHGMVIAAGGWLAVATFGALPFLLTAWVTPPAVMDTFVPLGTDTSAWEPIGVGGTTTLSSLAYFRNPLHAFFESMSGWTGSGLTMAIHEPSLPRAIQWWRSFIQWVGGVGVIVLTVSILARPGSGSYALYRSEAREEKIHPSIVSTVRTVWKLVVGYTLLAFVLLFGAILGSESEYAESLPLWEVAWQALNHAMTALTTGGFSVTDNSIATYNSPLVEAVLLPIMILGAIAFPVHYVVLRDRKVRELAADLQTRWLLVLLGLGVASLSLQNVLSVPSTSGAFATRSFLSFSVPALDGAQLDAIRDSTFQWISALTCTGFQSAPIGRWLAGAKVLVVGAMVLGGAAGSTVGGIKIIRGYTIARGIIWQFSRVFLPTNAVVTARIGDRTLDREVMEREFSEAAIVTLLWLIVLVTSSVVLVNVVGPDFGYADALFEVASAQGNVGLSTGITGPGMSPIAEGMFVLNMWVGRLEIIPVLVFVRAGLYGLDP, encoded by the coding sequence ATGTCCGGGCGGCACGGCGATTGGCTCTCGACGGATCTGAAGATTATCACGCGAGACATCGGTTCGCTCCTGTTGATGGAAGCCGGACTGATGACCGTCACGACGATCATCGCGCTCGGATTTCGGGAGTTTCACGCCGCGCTCGGTTGTTTGCTCGCGGGCGGGGTGACTGCGGCCGTCGGTGGCCTCGCCAATCGGGGGTTCGTGGACGCGCCCCCGCCCAAAATGAAACATGGAATGGTCATCGCCGCCGGTGGCTGGCTTGCAGTCGCCACGTTCGGGGCACTCCCGTTCCTGTTGACCGCGTGGGTGACGCCACCCGCAGTGATGGATACGTTCGTTCCTCTGGGGACGGACACGAGCGCGTGGGAACCGATCGGCGTCGGCGGCACCACGACGCTGTCCAGTCTCGCCTATTTCCGCAATCCGCTCCACGCGTTCTTCGAGAGCATGAGCGGGTGGACCGGGAGCGGTCTGACGATGGCGATTCACGAACCCTCCCTCCCCCGGGCGATTCAGTGGTGGCGGTCGTTCATCCAGTGGGTCGGCGGCGTGGGCGTCATCGTCCTGACCGTCTCCATTCTCGCGCGACCGGGAAGCGGGAGTTACGCCCTGTATCGGAGCGAAGCGCGCGAAGAGAAGATCCACCCGAGTATCGTCTCTACCGTCCGAACCGTCTGGAAACTCGTCGTCGGGTACACGCTCCTGGCGTTCGTTCTGTTGTTCGGGGCGATCCTCGGGAGCGAGAGCGAGTACGCCGAGTCGCTCCCGCTGTGGGAAGTCGCTTGGCAGGCACTGAACCACGCCATGACCGCCCTCACGACCGGCGGTTTCTCCGTCACGGACAACTCTATCGCGACGTACAACTCCCCGCTCGTCGAGGCGGTACTCCTCCCGATCATGATCCTCGGAGCCATCGCTTTCCCCGTCCACTACGTCGTCCTTCGGGACCGGAAGGTGCGCGAACTGGCCGCCGACCTACAGACACGCTGGCTACTCGTACTCCTCGGACTGGGCGTCGCTTCCCTCTCGCTACAGAACGTGCTATCGGTCCCGTCGACGTCGGGCGCGTTCGCTACCCGATCGTTCCTGTCGTTCTCGGTTCCGGCACTGGACGGGGCGCAACTCGACGCGATTCGGGATTCGACGTTCCAGTGGATCAGTGCGCTAACGTGTACCGGATTCCAGTCGGCGCCGATCGGTCGCTGGCTCGCCGGTGCCAAGGTACTGGTCGTGGGAGCGATGGTCCTCGGGGGTGCTGCCGGCTCCACCGTCGGCGGCATCAAGATCATCCGCGGATACACAATCGCCCGCGGCATCATCTGGCAGTTCTCGCGTGTGTTCCTCCCGACAAACGCCGTCGTAACCGCTCGCATCGGCGACAGAACGCTCGACCGCGAGGTGATGGAACGCGAGTTCAGCGAAGCGGCCATCGTCACGCTCCTGTGGCTCATCGTTCTCGTCACCAGTAGCGTCGTCCTCGTCAACGTCGTCGGACCCGACTTCGGCTACGCCGACGCACTGTTCGAAGTCGCCAGCGCACAGGGCAACGTCGGCCTCTCCACCGGCATCACTGGGCCGGGGATGTCGCCGATCGCCGAAGGGATGTTCGTCCTCAACATGTGGGTCGGCCGGTTGGAGATCATCCCGGTACTCGTGTTCGTCCGTGCCGGACTGTACGGACTGGACCCCTGA
- a CDS encoding DHH family phosphoesterase: MHPAQELEELLADGEELTIVCHNNPDPDCLASAFALGRIAMAAGIDEHHILYSGDISHQQNRAFVNLLDIDLKPFDPAAVQDRPEGSLLAFVDHAVPGANNRVPEGTPVDIVIDHHPNEGIEARFIDHREQVGATATILTEYVRELATEMDAALGTALLFAIRRETLGFLRGVTSAEYDAAGWLHEHADGALLRTLSTPSITGATVDAIAEAITNRTVRGSVLISGIGRTSERDALPQAADYLATLEGVETAIVFGIVEDGVQLSARSTDSRIHIGNVLDGAFSDVGSAGGHREMAGGEVPLGIFADYTTDDTQLFAIVDQVMTARLVAELNLTTEAETRTKADGEDE, translated from the coding sequence ATGCATCCTGCACAGGAGCTCGAAGAACTCCTCGCTGACGGCGAGGAACTCACCATCGTCTGTCACAACAACCCCGATCCGGACTGTCTCGCGAGCGCGTTCGCGCTGGGCCGAATCGCGATGGCTGCCGGCATCGACGAACACCACATTCTGTACAGCGGTGATATCTCCCATCAGCAGAACCGAGCGTTCGTCAATCTCCTCGACATCGACCTGAAACCCTTCGATCCCGCAGCCGTCCAAGACCGGCCGGAGGGGTCACTGCTCGCGTTCGTCGATCATGCGGTTCCGGGGGCGAACAATCGGGTCCCGGAGGGTACCCCAGTCGACATCGTGATCGATCACCATCCGAACGAGGGTATCGAGGCACGATTCATCGATCACCGCGAGCAAGTCGGCGCGACGGCGACGATTCTGACGGAGTACGTACGAGAGTTGGCCACCGAGATGGACGCCGCCCTCGGGACGGCCCTCCTGTTCGCGATCCGTCGCGAGACGCTCGGGTTCCTCCGCGGCGTGACCAGCGCCGAGTACGACGCTGCGGGCTGGCTCCACGAACACGCGGACGGTGCGTTACTTCGGACCCTCTCGACGCCGTCAATCACCGGGGCGACCGTCGATGCAATCGCGGAGGCGATCACGAATCGGACCGTGCGGGGGTCGGTCCTCATCTCGGGGATCGGTCGGACGAGCGAGCGTGACGCGTTACCCCAGGCGGCCGACTACCTCGCGACCTTGGAGGGCGTCGAGACGGCCATCGTGTTCGGCATCGTGGAGGACGGGGTTCAGCTCTCGGCGCGGTCGACCGATTCTCGGATCCACATCGGTAACGTGCTCGACGGCGCGTTTTCGGATGTCGGCAGTGCCGGCGGCCACCGCGAGATGGCCGGCGGCGAAGTACCGCTCGGTATTTTCGCGGACTATACGACTGACGACACGCAGCTATTCGCAATCGTCGACCAGGTCATGACTGCTCGTCTCGTTGCCGAACTCAATCTCACGACAGAGGCGGAGACACGGACCAAGGCGGACGGCGAAGACGAGTAA